The Planococcus donghaensis genome contains a region encoding:
- the hslV gene encoding ATP-dependent protease subunit HslV, with the protein MQEFHATTIFAVRHNGQCAMSGDGQVTFGNAVVMKHTARKVRKLYNGQVLTGFAGSVADAFTLFEMFEGKLTEYNGNLQRAAVELAKQWRGDKMLRQLEAMLIIMNKDELLLVSGTGEVIEPDDGILAIGSGGNYALAAGRALKKFAGDHFTAAEIAKSALETAADICVYTNHQIVVEELS; encoded by the coding sequence ATGCAAGAATTTCATGCAACCACAATATTTGCAGTTCGACATAACGGTCAATGTGCAATGTCAGGTGATGGTCAAGTTACATTTGGTAATGCTGTCGTAATGAAGCATACAGCAAGAAAAGTGCGTAAATTATATAATGGGCAAGTATTGACGGGGTTCGCAGGGTCCGTTGCAGATGCTTTTACACTGTTTGAAATGTTTGAAGGAAAGTTAACGGAGTATAACGGCAATCTTCAAAGAGCAGCTGTAGAACTAGCTAAGCAATGGCGTGGAGACAAAATGCTACGCCAATTAGAAGCCATGCTTATTATTATGAACAAAGATGAACTATTGTTAGTATCGGGAACTGGCGAAGTGATTGAGCCGGATGATGGCATATTAGCGATTGGCTCTGGTGGTAACTATGCATTAGCAGCTGGACGTGCACTGAAAAAATTTGCTGGAGATCATTTTACAGCAGCAGAAATTGCGAAATCAGCTTTAGAAACTGCAGCAGATATTTGTGTCTATACTAATCACCAAATTGTTGTGGAGGAATTGTCCTAA
- the xerC gene encoding tyrosine recombinase XerC produces the protein MKKEKMLESFMSYIQLEKNYSTHTVHHYEHDLADFFLFLNAEGVPDIQEVEYIHARNYVTKLYDAKLSRTTVSRKISAIRSFFRYANREYGLDEAAFRSLYHPKKEERLPQFFYEEELAQLFKSVQGEDKLSVRNTALLELLYATGMRVSECVSIRLNDLDQTMQIVKVMGKGRKERYIPYGQFAQDALEHYLEDARPKLMKKQDHDYLFVNSRGEVVTDRGIRHILSECMKKASVNSSIYPHMIRHTFATHLINNGADIRTVQELLGHSHLSSTQVYTHVTKEHLRNTYLNSHPRA, from the coding sequence ATGAAGAAAGAAAAGATGCTGGAATCTTTTATGAGTTATATCCAACTGGAGAAAAATTATTCTACACATACCGTCCACCATTATGAACATGATTTGGCGGATTTTTTTCTGTTTCTAAATGCTGAAGGTGTGCCAGACATACAAGAAGTCGAATATATACATGCTAGAAATTATGTTACGAAATTATATGATGCTAAGTTATCAAGAACAACAGTTTCTAGAAAAATCTCTGCCATTCGATCGTTTTTCCGTTATGCCAATCGGGAGTACGGCTTAGACGAAGCTGCATTTAGATCACTATATCATCCTAAAAAAGAAGAACGACTGCCGCAATTTTTTTATGAAGAAGAACTAGCGCAGCTTTTTAAGTCGGTTCAAGGTGAAGACAAATTGTCGGTTCGTAATACAGCGTTGCTTGAATTACTCTATGCAACGGGCATGCGAGTTAGCGAATGTGTTTCTATTCGATTGAATGATTTAGATCAAACGATGCAAATTGTGAAAGTGATGGGAAAAGGAAGGAAAGAACGCTATATTCCTTATGGTCAGTTTGCACAAGATGCGTTGGAACATTATCTCGAAGACGCACGTCCTAAACTGATGAAGAAACAAGATCATGATTATTTATTCGTTAATAGTCGTGGTGAGGTCGTTACGGATCGTGGCATTCGCCATATTTTAAGTGAATGCATGAAAAAGGCTTCGGTCAATTCTTCTATTTATCCGCATATGATTCGCCATACATTTGCAACGCACCTGATTAATAACGGGGCCGATATTCGGACTGTGCAGGAATTATTGGGGCACTCTCATTTAAGTTCCACCCAAGTATATACACACGTCACAAAAGAACATTTACGAAATACGTATTTGAATTCACATCCACGAGCTTAG